The following coding sequences lie in one Candidatus Hydrogenedentota bacterium genomic window:
- a CDS encoding VWA domain-containing protein, translating into MRFEFETPLFLIALVAIPAALLVLRRTLLDSPRAQLALSTAVRAFVILLLVLALANSLLGTKSTRVSVLVLADLSDSTPQTAIEQTKNLFAKVQTHATNPGRAGLITFASGIDTVVPVTARPQFPEILKKPTDAADTSIELALQRAREIMPADTINRIAILTDGNETVGDAMAAAKRCANHGIRLYSIPYAVETRDEVLLEDLNVPAEVKRGQSFSVSATVHATRDTDASFVLYRNGFKVQEKAISLKAGANALSFDETNPAEGLTKYELHVSAASDFFADNNVAGGIVSVEGKPRVLLLEKHEQDARYLARALEAEDISVEVREGKGMPATLDELAAFDAVLMSDVPATDVSVQQMNLLRSYIEDLGGGFIMIGGEESFALGGYYRTAIEDALPVRMRSEKKKDTPSLAMMLVIDHSGSMGGEKMELAKEAAIAATELLGPRDAVGVIAFDSEPTWVVDLQAGQNQQSVIQAISTIEAAGGTSIYPAMVEAHAALSHVPTQFKHVILLTDGISEPGDFQGIVSQMQGDRITVSTVAVGEGADTVLLQDLANLGKGRYYFTADPYDIPQIFSKETMSASKSSLIEEPFLAQLFKHDPIVQGIDWQTSPFLFGYVVTAPKSTAKVLLASERGDPLLVKWQFGLGKSVAFTSDAKSRWASDWLSWPGYGKFWSQVVRDAMRLSDSKGTETSITLRGNEGHIAVDNIDENGNFVNGLSTSAQLIDPSLGISALTFEQSGPGRYEATTPIRTVGSYLFKIRQAQAVYESGGDVPGMQTYSDFTRGITVSYKPEYRHLGTNEPFLKELATVGGGTFNPAVEDLFAVGPDEFVFVRQRLWPWLLLVAVLLFVIDVAVRRLDLAGWRVFKSPQRYG; encoded by the coding sequence ATGCGATTCGAGTTTGAAACTCCCCTTTTCTTAATTGCGCTGGTGGCCATTCCGGCTGCCTTGCTGGTGCTTCGCCGCACGCTGCTTGACAGCCCGCGCGCGCAACTGGCGTTGTCAACGGCCGTGCGCGCATTCGTAATTCTGTTGCTCGTATTGGCGCTCGCAAACTCGTTGCTGGGCACGAAGAGCACCCGCGTCTCGGTACTTGTGCTTGCGGACCTGTCTGACAGTACGCCACAGACCGCGATTGAGCAGACGAAAAACCTGTTTGCGAAGGTGCAGACCCACGCGACGAATCCTGGCCGCGCAGGTCTGATCACATTCGCCTCCGGAATCGACACGGTGGTTCCTGTTACCGCGAGGCCCCAGTTTCCGGAGATTCTAAAGAAGCCCACGGATGCGGCGGACACCTCCATTGAACTGGCGTTGCAGCGCGCTCGCGAGATCATGCCCGCGGATACGATCAATCGAATCGCCATTCTCACGGACGGCAACGAGACTGTGGGTGATGCGATGGCTGCCGCCAAACGTTGCGCGAATCATGGGATTCGCCTCTATTCGATTCCCTATGCGGTGGAGACGCGAGACGAAGTCCTGTTGGAGGATCTGAACGTTCCGGCGGAAGTGAAGCGCGGACAATCGTTTTCCGTCTCGGCAACAGTACATGCCACGAGAGACACCGATGCGTCTTTCGTTTTGTATCGCAACGGATTCAAAGTGCAGGAGAAGGCCATTTCTCTGAAGGCGGGTGCAAACGCACTGTCATTCGACGAAACGAACCCCGCGGAAGGACTCACGAAGTACGAGCTGCACGTTTCCGCCGCCTCGGACTTCTTCGCGGACAACAACGTCGCGGGGGGGATCGTATCCGTTGAAGGGAAGCCGCGCGTGCTGCTCCTGGAGAAGCATGAGCAGGACGCCCGTTACCTGGCGCGCGCATTGGAAGCTGAAGACATTTCAGTAGAGGTTCGTGAAGGCAAGGGTATGCCTGCAACGTTGGACGAGCTGGCTGCATTCGATGCGGTGCTCATGTCGGACGTACCTGCCACCGATGTATCCGTGCAGCAAATGAATCTGCTTCGCTCGTATATCGAAGACCTCGGCGGCGGGTTCATCATGATCGGCGGAGAAGAGTCCTTCGCGCTGGGCGGCTACTACCGCACGGCCATTGAAGATGCGTTGCCGGTCCGCATGCGCTCCGAAAAGAAGAAGGATACGCCCAGCCTTGCAATGATGCTAGTCATCGACCACTCCGGAAGCATGGGTGGCGAGAAGATGGAACTGGCGAAAGAAGCGGCCATTGCCGCGACGGAACTGCTGGGTCCAAGGGATGCCGTGGGCGTCATCGCATTTGACAGCGAGCCGACATGGGTCGTCGATCTTCAGGCAGGACAGAATCAACAAAGCGTGATCCAGGCAATCTCTACCATCGAAGCCGCAGGCGGAACAAGCATTTATCCCGCGATGGTTGAGGCGCACGCCGCGCTGTCGCACGTGCCCACACAGTTTAAGCACGTCATTTTGCTGACCGATGGTATTTCAGAGCCGGGCGATTTTCAGGGGATCGTCTCGCAAATGCAAGGCGACCGGATTACCGTCTCCACCGTTGCCGTTGGCGAAGGCGCCGACACGGTCTTGCTGCAGGATTTGGCCAATTTGGGCAAGGGCCGCTATTACTTTACGGCCGATCCCTACGACATACCGCAGATTTTCAGTAAAGAAACGATGAGCGCGTCAAAATCGTCGTTAATTGAGGAACCTTTCCTCGCACAACTGTTCAAGCACGATCCGATCGTGCAGGGGATTGATTGGCAGACCTCCCCATTTCTGTTCGGCTACGTTGTCACGGCGCCCAAGTCGACGGCCAAAGTGCTCCTCGCTTCCGAGCGCGGCGATCCCTTGCTGGTGAAATGGCAATTCGGGCTAGGCAAGTCGGTGGCGTTCACGTCGGACGCAAAGAGCCGTTGGGCCTCCGATTGGCTGTCGTGGCCGGGATACGGAAAATTCTGGTCGCAGGTTGTGCGTGATGCCATGCGGCTGAGCGACAGCAAGGGAACAGAGACGTCCATTACCTTACGCGGAAACGAGGGACACATCGCCGTCGACAACATCGACGAAAACGGCAATTTCGTGAATGGATTGTCCACGTCTGCGCAGTTGATCGATCCGTCTTTGGGTATTTCTGCCCTTACGTTCGAACAATCGGGACCAGGCCGCTACGAAGCCACAACGCCCATACGGACCGTAGGCAGCTATCTCTTCAAGATTCGCCAAGCGCAGGCTGTCTATGAATCGGGGGGTGATGTCCCCGGCATGCAGACGTACTCCGATTTCACGCGCGGTATCACGGTGTCCTACAAGCCCGAATACAGGCACCTGGGCACCAACGAGCCGTTCCTGAAGGAGCTGGCAACTGTTGGCGGCGGCACGTTCAATCCGGCCGTGGAGGATCTCTTTGCAGTGGGACCCGATGAATTCGTCTTTGTTCGGCAACGGTTATGGCCGTGGCTCCTGCTGGTCGCCGTGCTTCTGTTTGTAATCGATGTCGCGGTTCGCCGTCTCGATCTGGCGGGATGGCGTGTTTTCAAGAGTCCACAACGCTATGGATAA
- a CDS encoding BatA and WFA domain-containing protein yields the protein MAFAQPIAFSLFALFIPIVLLYLLKQRRRHVQVSTLLFWDKILRDEHSVTSLTKLRKLLSLLLQLLIVSFIVLALARPTFSKDLLGARRLVILLDVSASMMTQETGGTRFELVRARAAEEIRSMSQGDSAMLTVVGPDVDIVVPFSDSRRSLLDALEKIHVTHGSAKWSGAFELVRKLAPDPRETHVYVISDGAFDPVAFEPPDRTQFAFVRIGEAMDNAGITAFQVRPLPGTPRDFEIFFEVTNACQQNRRIPFEVRVDDQLVDAAELTLPPNSSEVRSIRQVSSEGGRVELVLDSKDAFALDNRAFGVLPAVERIRVLLVTENNLFLESALGTDDGIALETMSPALYPGTPNPPPDVTVFDRWAPQTTPDGPAVFIASWPADYGLETVGELTDAIVTDWESGHAVTAHTNLKNLTIPKGMKVVPKEGFLPIVRSFGDPLVLVNPTAPAQSLAIAFDTTETDLPLRVAYPILIANAIRYLAEVTTDAEWQSPEIGSILTANAVEAYQQRQGHHASEPIARIVPPSGAEESKVFSERSLTPVMSAGVYSGETAGHEQFPLFAANVNSRRETHIAPASTLPVTSTKPIPEIARGLRLGVDPWLALATLALGVVCAEWWLFHRRIVE from the coding sequence ATGGCGTTCGCACAACCCATAGCGTTTTCACTTTTCGCGCTGTTCATTCCCATAGTCCTGCTGTATCTGTTGAAGCAGCGCCGCCGGCACGTACAGGTTTCGACGCTGCTCTTCTGGGACAAGATCCTGCGCGACGAACATTCGGTCACTTCACTGACCAAGTTACGCAAGCTGCTTTCTCTATTGCTCCAGTTGCTGATTGTCTCGTTCATTGTGCTGGCGCTGGCACGGCCCACGTTCTCCAAAGACCTGCTGGGAGCGCGGCGTCTAGTTATCCTGCTCGATGTATCCGCGAGCATGATGACGCAAGAAACGGGAGGCACTCGCTTCGAGCTGGTGCGCGCACGGGCGGCCGAGGAAATCCGGTCGATGTCCCAGGGTGATTCGGCCATGCTGACGGTCGTCGGTCCCGACGTGGACATTGTGGTGCCGTTCTCCGACAGCCGGAGGAGCCTCTTGGATGCGTTGGAGAAGATCCACGTAACGCACGGTTCCGCAAAATGGAGCGGCGCTTTCGAACTGGTACGGAAGCTTGCGCCCGATCCGCGCGAGACTCACGTGTACGTAATCAGCGACGGGGCGTTCGACCCGGTCGCCTTCGAGCCTCCCGATCGGACCCAATTTGCGTTCGTTCGGATTGGCGAAGCGATGGACAATGCCGGCATCACTGCGTTTCAGGTGCGTCCGCTGCCGGGCACGCCGCGTGATTTCGAAATCTTCTTCGAGGTAACCAACGCATGTCAGCAGAATCGGCGCATCCCCTTTGAAGTCCGTGTGGACGATCAATTGGTGGATGCAGCGGAGTTGACGCTGCCACCCAATTCAAGCGAAGTGCGATCGATCAGGCAAGTCAGTTCCGAGGGTGGGCGTGTCGAACTTGTCCTGGATTCGAAGGATGCGTTTGCCCTGGACAATCGCGCCTTTGGGGTGTTGCCGGCGGTGGAGCGCATCCGCGTTCTGCTCGTCACTGAAAACAACCTGTTCCTCGAAAGCGCGCTGGGAACAGACGACGGCATCGCGCTGGAGACGATGTCTCCCGCGTTGTATCCCGGCACGCCAAACCCTCCACCGGATGTAACCGTGTTCGACCGGTGGGCGCCGCAAACGACACCCGACGGTCCAGCGGTTTTTATTGCTTCATGGCCCGCGGACTACGGTCTGGAGACTGTGGGAGAACTGACCGATGCCATCGTGACGGACTGGGAATCGGGCCACGCCGTGACGGCTCACACCAACCTGAAGAACCTGACCATTCCGAAGGGCATGAAGGTTGTTCCAAAGGAGGGATTTCTCCCCATTGTTCGTTCCTTTGGCGATCCGCTGGTCCTTGTGAATCCGACTGCGCCCGCGCAGTCGCTGGCCATCGCGTTTGATACCACCGAAACGGATCTCCCGTTGCGGGTGGCTTATCCAATTCTCATCGCCAATGCCATACGGTATCTCGCGGAGGTCACGACCGATGCGGAATGGCAATCGCCGGAGATCGGAAGCATACTCACGGCCAACGCAGTTGAAGCGTACCAACAACGCCAGGGTCATCACGCTTCGGAGCCAATAGCGCGAATTGTTCCACCCTCCGGGGCTGAAGAGAGCAAAGTCTTCAGCGAACGTTCCCTAACGCCGGTGATGAGTGCCGGCGTTTATTCGGGCGAAACCGCAGGCCATGAACAATTCCCGCTCTTCGCCGCCAATGTGAACAGCCGGCGCGAAACACACATTGCGCCCGCGAGTACGCTGCCGGTGACCAGCACGAAACCAATCCCAGAAATCGCTCGAGGACTGCGGCTTGGTGTCGATCCGTGGCTGGCCCTGGCGACCTTGGCGCTCGGTGTCGTGTGCGCGGAATGGTGGTTGTTCCACCGCCGGATCGTGGAGTAG